The following coding sequences lie in one Arabidopsis thaliana chromosome 3, partial sequence genomic window:
- a CDS encoding uncharacterized protein (unknown protein; Has 21 Blast hits to 21 proteins in 8 species: Archae - 0; Bacteria - 0; Metazoa - 0; Fungi - 0; Plants - 21; Viruses - 0; Other Eukaryotes - 0 (source: NCBI BLink).): MAEKEKKTKKKKKKEKHQSSDISFKPSSDVKGLKFGGQIIVKSFTIRRARTFELLKLLSLPSSSSPPLLSTAAYLPTNFTILAHHAWHTLTLGLGTRKSKVVVFVFETEAMKSSVVAAEGGIWPSEIPLGDVNKKMIRKLKNWEMARFKFRKGCITFYVYAVRNAGNEGFAAAEDLKVILQAVVALKDFMDHTAMLVMPHQKSINYSSCPPFAMAH; encoded by the coding sequence AtggcagagaaagagaagaaaacaaaaaagaagaagaagaaagagaagcatCAATCTTCCGACATCTCTTTCAAGCCTTCTTCAGACGTAAAAGGACTCAAATTCGGCGGCCAAATAATCGTCAAATCATTCACAATCCGACGAGCAAGAACATTCGAGCTTCTTAAACTCCTCTCTCtcccttcttcatcatcaccgCCGCTTCTTTCCACGGCGGCTTACCTTCCGACAAACTTCACAATCCTTGCACACCACGCATGGCACACACTAACACTAGGTCTCGGAACAAGAAAGTCCAAAGTTGTGGTCTTCGTGTTCGAAACAGAGGCGATGAAATCATCCGTTGTGGCGGCGGAAGGAGGAATCTGGCCATCGGAGATTCCATTGGGAGATgtgaacaagaagatgatcagAAAGTTAAAGAACTGGGAGATGGCAAGGTTTAAGTTCAGAAAAGGTTGTATCACGTTTTACGTTTACGCCGTGAGAAACGCCGGAAATGAAGGGTTTGCGGCGGCGGAGGACTTAAAGGTAATATTACAAGCGGTGGTGGCATTGAAAGATTTCATGGATCACACCGCAATGCTTGTAATGCCCCACCAGAAAAGTATTAATTACAGCTCTTGTCCTCCTTTTGCCATGGCTCACTGA
- a CDS encoding O-Glycosyl hydrolases family 17 protein (O-Glycosyl hydrolases family 17 protein; FUNCTIONS IN: cation binding, hydrolase activity, hydrolyzing O-glycosyl compounds, catalytic activity; INVOLVED IN: carbohydrate metabolic process; LOCATED IN: cell wall; EXPRESSED IN: 24 plant structures; EXPRESSED DURING: 15 growth stages; CONTAINS InterPro DOMAIN/s: X8 (InterPro:IPR012946), Glycoside hydrolase, catalytic core (InterPro:IPR017853), Glycoside hydrolase, family 17 (InterPro:IPR000490), Glycoside hydrolase, subgroup, catalytic core (InterPro:IPR013781); BEST Arabidopsis thaliana protein match is: glycosyl hydrolase family 17 protein (TAIR:AT2G39640.1); Has 2877 Blast hits to 2804 proteins in 154 species: Archae - 0; Bacteria - 2; Metazoa - 3; Fungi - 42; Plants - 2822; Viruses - 0; Other Eukaryotes - 8 (source: NCBI BLink).): MAKAPPSISLLLLLCAAVFLTIPAVISAIGVNYGTLGNLPPPTQVANFIKTQTSIDSVKIFDVNPDILRAFAGTGISVVVTVPNGDIPALANGRQARRWVSVNILPFHPQTKIKYISVGNEILLTGDNNMINNLLPAMRNLNNALVRAGVRDVKVTTAHSLNIIAYDLTGAPSSGRFRPGWDKGILAPILAYHRRTKSPFMVNPYPYFGFDPKNVNFAIFRTPYKAVRDPFTRHVYTNMFDALMDSTYSAMKALGYGDVNIVVGETGWPSACDAPWCSPANAAWFNLNIIKRAQGQGTPLMPNRRFETYIFGLFNEEGKPGPTAERNWGLFRADFSPVYDVGLLRNGQGGGGRPALPAPSTAGGKWCVARSGATNTQLQDSINWVCGQGVDCKPIQAGGSCFNPSSLRTHASFVMNAYFQSHGRTDGACNFSGTGMIVGNNPSNGACKY; encoded by the exons atggCCAAAGCGCCACCgtcaatctctcttctcctcctcctctgcGCCGCCGTATTCCTCACCATCCCCGCCGTGATCTCCGCCATCGGTGTTAACTACGGAACTCTCGGAAACCTCCCACCACCGACTCAGGTGGCTAACTTTATCAAGACACAAACTTCGATTGATAGCGTCAAGATCTTCGATGTGAATCCCGATATCCTACGTGCCTTCGCTGGAACTGGTATCTCCGTCGTTGTCACCGTTCCTAACGGTGATATTCCGGCGTTGGCTAACGGAAGACAAGCTCGTCGGTGGGTTTCGGTTAACATTTTGCCGTTTCATCCTCAGACGAAGATTAAGTATATCTCAGTCGGAAATGAGATTCTGCTCACCGGAGATAATAACATGATCAATAATCTCTTACCGGCGATGAGGAATCTTAACAACGCTTTGGTTCGTGCTGGTGTCAGAGATGTTAAG GTTACAACCGCACACTCACTTAACATCATAGCCTATGACCTGACCGGTGCACCAAGCAGCGGTAGATTCAGGCCGGGTTGGGACAAAGGCATATTGGCTCCAATCCTAGCTTACCATCGCCGAACCAAGTCACCTTTCATGGTTAACCCGTACCCTTACTTTGGTTTTGACCCCAAAAACGTCAACTTCGCAATTTTCCGAACACCGTACAAGGCAGTCCGTGACCCGTTCACCCGCCACGTCTACACCAACATGTTTGATGCACTCATGGACTCGACATACTCAGCCATGAAAGCTCTTGGATACGGTGATGTTAACATTGTCGTTGGCGAGACTGGCTGGCCATCTGCTTGTGACGCACCTTGGTGCTCGCCTGCGAATGCTGCTTGGTTCAACCTCAACATTATCAAACGTGCACAAGGCCAAGGGACACCTCTCATGCCTAACAGACGGTTCGAGACATACATTTTCGGTCTCTTCAACGAAGAAGGCAAACCCGGTCCGACCGCAGAGCGTAACTGGGGACTTTTCCGAGCAGATTTCTCCCCGGTTTACGATGTTGGTCTTCTCCGAAACGGACAAGGCGGTGGAGGCCGCCCAGCATTGCCCGCACCTAGTACTGCCGGCGGTAAATGGTGTGTAGCGAGGTCCGGGGCGACGAATACTCAGCTGCAAGACAGTATTAATTGGGTGTGTGGTCAGGGTGTTGACTGTAAACCGATCCAAGCTGGTGGTTCGTGCTTTAACCCGAGCAGTTTGAGGACGCACGCATCTTTTGTTATGAATGCTTATTTCCAGAGCCACGGCCGCACTGATGGTGCTTGTAACTTCAGTGGAACTGGTATGATCGTAGGGAACAACCCAAGCAATGGTGCATGTAAGTACTAA